The window TTATGATCCACCCAGAACGAATAATTCCCAACGCACAATTTTAATGAAATTAAGGAAAAAGTCAAGTTGTGGTGTTTTATGGTAAAAGATTTTTATCGCAGAATAATGAATTTTTGTATTCTACTCCAACCCTTCCCATTTAGCTGGAGAAAATATACTCCGTCTGGCAATCTCCGACCCCGGGCATCAGTTCCATCCCAGAAAAATTCGATGGAGAAAGTACCAGAATCATAAATCCATTGACGTCTCAATTCTCCACGGACATCATAAACATTAAGACTAATCAAATCCTCAGGAGAGGAAGTTCTGTACTTAATCACACCGTGTTCTGAAAACAGGTTGGGGAAAATACCAAACTCTACCCCATCCGGTCCAGCAACAGGTCTGGTCTCGCTCACTCCTACCCCTACCTGTGTGC of the candidate division WOR-3 bacterium genome contains:
- a CDS encoding FlgD immunoglobulin-like domain containing protein — translated: GFYVDDIRPVCLFNNVTVIANNITDTTYTFTNHPVGEYYYYVRGYNTTWGWGDYSMLARTQVGVGVSETRPVAGPDGVEFGIFPNLFSEHGVIKYRTSSPEDLISLNVYDVRGELRRQWIYDSGTFSIEFFWDGTDARGRRLPDGVYFLQLNGKGWSRIQKFIILR